The Candidatus Methylomirabilis lanthanidiphila region GAGCTGGAGCTGTCGGTACGATCGGCCAACTGCTTGAAGCACTCGGAGATTCGATATATCTACGAGTTGGTCGTCAAGAGTGAGGCCGAGATGTTGAAGACAAAAAATTTTGGCCGGAAGTCTCTGAATGAAATTAAGGAGATCCTTGTCGGAATGGGATTAACCTTAGGGATGAAACTGGAAGGTCTCCCTGTTGGCGAGTCGATTGCGAAACGCGGCGATAAGACCTCGAAGGCCTTAACAGGGGCCTGAGCTTGGCCTGGTGTTAAACGGTCAGGCAGGAGTGCCTGCTATGCGACACAGAAAAGCTGGGAGAAAGCTCGGCCGGACAACGGCTCATCGGGAGATGCTTCTCCGTAATCTACTGACATCGCTCTTCCATTACGAGAAGATCGTGACCACTGAGGCCAAGGCAAAGGAGCTGCGTAAGCTCGCCGATAAGGTCATTACACTTGCCAAGCGCGGGGATTTGCATGCCCGCCGACAGGCAGCCGAGGTTGTTCAGGGCGAGGATGTCCTAAAAAAGCTGTTCGACTCGATCGGAAGCCGCTATAAGGATCGAAACGGGGGCTATACAAGGCTGACCAAACTGGAGTACAGAATGGGAGACGGCGCCCCGCTTGCGGCGATCGAGCTCGCTGAGGTCGGTGCTGCCGTCGAGCCTTCGGCAAAGCCGGCCAAGCGCCGTAGCCGGCGCGGGGATAAAGGCAAGGCGCCGAAACCGAAGCCCGCGGAACCCCTGGCGGCCCAACCATCCGGAGCCTAATTACCCGGTGGGTTTTTGAAGATACTACGCACATTACGCATCAGATGCCCTTCCCGGTTCATTCGGGAAGGGCATCGTTGTTTTGGTGACGAGATGATTTCTCCTTTACAATGAGGCAGCCGTTGTGATACGAGAAAAGCCTCGGGCCGTTGAGCAGTGTGTGCGTTCC contains the following coding sequences:
- a CDS encoding 50S ribosomal protein L17, translated to MRHRKAGRKLGRTTAHREMLLRNLLTSLFHYEKIVTTEAKAKELRKLADKVITLAKRGDLHARRQAAEVVQGEDVLKKLFDSIGSRYKDRNGGYTRLTKLEYRMGDGAPLAAIELAEVGAAVEPSAKPAKRRSRRGDKGKAPKPKPAEPLAAQPSGA